Genomic segment of Arachis hypogaea cultivar Tifrunner chromosome 16, arahy.Tifrunner.gnm2.J5K5, whole genome shotgun sequence:
attttatataacaaaGTAAGAGATTGTTCcaacaagaaataaaacccaataTCATTTGGGTATGTACATTATTCCAATCAAAGGggttttttacaattaaaaaattacattatcCAGTTCCCATTTACGCCATTAATAGCACCTGAAACAAACAACAGCAAAAGATGAGTCTCAAGTACTATTATACCATTCAAGGAAGTAGCAAGCACAGAAACAATAACATGAGCCCATAAATTGGGCAATTCCTTAAAGAAATAGCCTTTACTAGTGATGAACAAAACTATGAATCCACAATGCTCAgcaaaggtaaattctatcaagCCAATTGTTAAATAAACGCAAAATCAGGAGGAACCCTAAAATAAACAATAACAGGGAAGAAAGAAGAGACCTTTGAAGAGGGATTTTAGTTGTAGTAGAGCTCGAGGCCCATGCCGTCGTGGATCTCGTAATCTTTGAGGGTGATGTGATCCTTGTAGATGGTGTACCACTTCTGGATGCGAATCTTGTCGGACCTCGTTCCTGTCTGGGCTGCAACCAGCTTCTTCAGGTCTCCGATGGTGTCGTCGTCGTTGCATTTCACGCGGACCTTCTTCCCCAATCGATCGTTCAGAACCACTTCGATCATCTTCTCTTCTTGGTTAATCGTTCCCAGAAACTCGCAGAAATTATAACACTGCTGCTACTGTGATtaacaaagaaaaaattataacgTAAACACATAAATCACAGAATCCACAAAGATTGAATCACATAAATCAGAATCAGCAtcagaaatataaattataatcaacCTAACTCCAGACATTATAACAAATGCTTCAAAATCAAAGAGCTGACTTACCCGACAGAGAACAGGGGCAGACCAGCGAAGACCGGCGAAGACGCGACGAGGAGAAGATGATGACCACTGCAAGACGTTTGAGCTTATCTCGTGAATTGTGAGAGGAAAGGCTGAGGGTTTGAGGGTGCAGAGTCTGAAGCTTTTGAATTTTGTCGCTGACGGGTAGGGTTATATATACTAGTGCAGCTGATACGgaaataataaaagatatattaaaggTAAAACATAGGAAGCTTATCACCTATTCCATTTTTGTTCCCATTTATTTAATCATTcagatttaatataaaaaattattaacggTCAAGATTGAGGTGGAAAGTATATTGTGGGTGTGCAATGAGTGGTTTATAGGTGGTCTTCAACTGTTATTTCTCTTATCCAATTCCCCTATGATAAAATTGACCCTTGTAGaaaggtttttattttttaagacttCTTTCTCAATTCAACCATaggtaaatataaa
This window contains:
- the LOC112697790 gene encoding ubiquitin-like protein 5, which codes for MIEVVLNDRLGKKVRVKCNDDDTIGDLKKLVAAQTGTRSDKIRIQKWYTIYKDHITLKDYEIHDGMGLELYYN